From a single Sinomonas atrocyanea genomic region:
- a CDS encoding NADP-dependent oxidoreductase: MSQTSSTQIQLVRRPSGWPTHEDFRTVTVPYGDLEPGQVRVRNEFVSVDPYMRGRMNDSRSYVAPYALGETITGGAVGRVVESAADEVPVGAVVLHQHGWTDVIQADAGTFRVLADVPGVPLSVRLHILGMTGMTAYVGLTEIAGLKAGDTVFVSGAAGAVGTAAGQIAKLLGAKRVIGSAGSAEKVALLTEKYGYDAAFNYKDGDVRGQLAAAAPEGIDVFFDNVGGEHLEAALEAFNDGGRAALCGAISAYNATERPAGPDNMPNLITRGLTLRGFTLGHYLHLAPEFTERMTGWFAAGSIAYDETIVDGIEHTVDAFLDMMRGANTGKMLVRI; the protein is encoded by the coding sequence ATGTCGCAGACCTCCAGCACCCAGATCCAGCTTGTCCGCCGCCCCTCGGGATGGCCGACCCACGAGGACTTCCGCACCGTGACCGTGCCCTACGGCGACCTCGAGCCGGGCCAGGTGCGCGTGCGCAACGAGTTCGTCTCGGTCGATCCGTACATGCGGGGCCGGATGAACGACTCCCGCAGCTACGTGGCGCCCTACGCGCTGGGTGAGACCATCACCGGCGGCGCCGTGGGCCGCGTCGTCGAGTCCGCCGCCGACGAGGTGCCGGTCGGCGCCGTCGTGCTCCACCAGCACGGCTGGACGGACGTCATCCAGGCGGACGCGGGGACGTTCCGGGTGCTCGCCGACGTCCCTGGGGTGCCGCTCTCGGTCCGCCTGCACATCCTGGGCATGACCGGCATGACGGCCTACGTGGGCCTCACGGAGATCGCGGGCCTCAAGGCCGGGGACACGGTGTTCGTCTCGGGCGCGGCCGGCGCCGTGGGAACTGCTGCGGGCCAGATCGCGAAGCTCCTCGGGGCCAAGCGCGTGATCGGCTCCGCGGGCTCGGCGGAGAAGGTCGCCCTCCTGACGGAGAAGTACGGCTACGACGCCGCCTTCAACTACAAGGACGGGGACGTCCGCGGCCAGCTCGCGGCAGCCGCCCCCGAGGGCATCGACGTGTTCTTCGACAACGTGGGCGGCGAGCACCTCGAGGCCGCGCTCGAGGCCTTCAACGACGGCGGCCGTGCGGCCCTGTGCGGGGCGATCTCGGCCTACAACGCCACCGAGCGCCCGGCCGGCCCGGACAACATGCCCAACCTCATCACCCGCGGGCTCACGCTGCGCGGCTTCACCCTCGGCCACTACCTGCACCTCGCCCCCGAGTTCACCGAGCGGATGACCGGGTGGTTCGCCGCGGGCAGCATCGCCTACGACGAGACGATCGTGGACGGGATCGAGCACACGGTGGATGCGTTCCTGGACATGATGCGCGGGGCGAACACCGGCAAGATGCTCGTCCGGATCTGA
- a CDS encoding TetR/AcrR family transcriptional regulator, whose product MGRTQSFDRETAVRGARAVFWQSGYEDASVPDLERATGLSRSSIYNAFGSKRGLFDAAVQNYLDEVVRPRLGPLQEAEVEPGAITDYLDGLREALRGAGSAPAANGCLLINAAGAPIAHDAEVARVIAAYRDELRAAVGHGIAARLPEAAAADRERLADAVTGLVVAAFALVRIAPEEASRSLLTARGLIDGFQQ is encoded by the coding sequence GTGGGCAGGACCCAGTCCTTCGACCGGGAGACGGCGGTGCGCGGCGCCCGGGCCGTATTCTGGCAGTCAGGCTACGAGGATGCCTCGGTCCCGGACCTCGAGCGGGCCACCGGGCTGAGCCGCTCGAGCATCTACAACGCCTTCGGGTCCAAGCGCGGGCTCTTCGACGCGGCCGTGCAGAACTACCTCGACGAGGTGGTCCGCCCGCGGCTGGGCCCGCTCCAGGAGGCCGAGGTCGAGCCGGGCGCCATCACCGACTACCTCGACGGGCTGCGGGAGGCGCTCCGCGGTGCCGGGTCCGCGCCTGCCGCCAACGGCTGCCTGCTCATCAACGCCGCCGGGGCCCCGATCGCCCATGACGCCGAGGTGGCCCGCGTGATCGCCGCCTACCGGGACGAGCTGCGCGCCGCCGTCGGCCACGGGATCGCTGCGCGCCTGCCGGAGGCCGCGGCGGCCGACCGGGAGCGGCTCGCCGACGCCGTGACGGGGCTCGTCGTCGCCGCGTTCGCCCTTGTGCGCATCGCGCCGGAGGAGGCTTCGCGCAGCCTGCTCACCGCGCGGGGGCTCATCGACGGGTTCCAGCAGTAG
- a CDS encoding LCP family protein — MAEQGSGAGAGPARRRRWLRAVLIVATVLALAGAGAVVYVVQLAGRFNANVHRSDALSEAFAETASPSATASTPSVPKLSKDTNILIMGLDSRLDENGRPLPQDIQNALHAGDDSGGFYNANVLMLVHIPADGSRSTAISVPRDDYVQTAGFPGAGFKTKVKEAYSYGFAAKQAALLGAGGPNDDATYQAARDAGRAAELATVSAFLGGVRIDHFVEITMVAFYQVARAIAPITVCVNRATQDTFSGADFRAGTQQIDAQQAMAFVRQRRDTSDPTYDFTDLDRTRRQQAFIVSVLHQLKQAGTFTNLPKMEAVLDAVSKNMAVDRSLDLLTLAQQATSLTGGNISFSTLPILGFGTSPDGASVNLVDVAQIQATVRALLAPTPPPAPKATRTAPAPTAAQSSPAAGAASPSSAAAPAPTATPTPTTAPTTTTYADWQGQLQGGSVPCVK; from the coding sequence ATGGCGGAGCAGGGAAGCGGGGCGGGCGCAGGGCCCGCGCGCCGGCGAAGATGGCTGCGCGCGGTGCTCATCGTCGCGACTGTCCTGGCCCTCGCAGGAGCGGGGGCTGTCGTCTACGTCGTGCAGCTGGCCGGGAGGTTCAACGCGAACGTGCACCGCTCCGATGCCCTCTCCGAGGCCTTCGCCGAGACGGCGAGCCCCTCGGCCACCGCCTCGACGCCCTCGGTCCCGAAGCTGTCCAAGGACACGAACATCCTCATCATGGGCCTCGACTCCCGGTTGGACGAGAACGGCAGGCCGCTTCCCCAGGACATCCAGAACGCGCTGCACGCGGGGGACGACAGCGGCGGCTTCTACAACGCCAACGTGCTCATGCTCGTGCACATCCCGGCCGACGGCTCCCGGTCGACGGCGATCTCGGTCCCCCGCGACGACTACGTCCAGACGGCCGGCTTCCCCGGCGCGGGATTCAAGACCAAGGTCAAGGAGGCCTACAGCTACGGCTTCGCGGCGAAGCAGGCCGCGCTCCTCGGAGCAGGCGGCCCGAACGACGACGCGACGTACCAGGCCGCCCGGGACGCCGGCCGCGCCGCCGAGCTCGCCACCGTGTCGGCCTTCCTCGGCGGGGTCCGCATCGACCACTTCGTCGAGATCACCATGGTGGCGTTCTACCAGGTTGCCCGCGCGATCGCCCCGATCACCGTGTGCGTCAACCGGGCCACCCAGGACACCTTCTCCGGGGCCGACTTCCGCGCCGGGACCCAGCAGATCGACGCCCAGCAGGCGATGGCCTTCGTCCGCCAGCGCCGCGACACCTCGGACCCCACCTACGACTTCACCGACCTCGACCGCACGCGCCGCCAGCAGGCCTTCATCGTCTCGGTGCTCCACCAGCTCAAGCAGGCGGGCACCTTCACGAACCTGCCGAAGATGGAGGCCGTGCTCGACGCGGTGAGCAAGAACATGGCGGTGGACCGGAGCCTGGACCTCCTCACGCTCGCCCAGCAGGCCACCTCCCTCACCGGCGGCAACATCTCCTTCAGCACGCTGCCCATCCTCGGCTTCGGCACCTCGCCGGACGGCGCCTCGGTCAACCTCGTGGACGTGGCGCAGATCCAGGCCACCGTCCGCGCCCTCCTCGCCCCGACCCCGCCGCCCGCGCCGAAGGCCACGCGGACCGCTCCGGCGCCCACGGCCGCGCAGAGCTCGCCGGCGGCGGGAGCCGCCTCGCCGTCGTCCGCCGCGGCCCCCGCACCGACCGCCACGCCGACGCCCACGACGGCCCCCACCACGACGACCTACGCGGACTGGCAGGGCCAGCTCCAAGGCGGCAGCGTGCCCTGCGTCAAGTAG
- a CDS encoding GNAT family acetyltransferase, with translation MILRTYAEPDREAVIALWHAAGLTRPWNDPGRDIDRATSTWPELFVVAAAEEVVGTAMAGYDGHRGWVYYLAVEPGRQGEGIGRALLAEAESRLTALGCPKVMLMVRRGNEGAHGFYGGLGYSEDEVATFGKRLIPD, from the coding sequence ATGATCCTGCGCACCTACGCCGAGCCGGACCGCGAGGCCGTGATCGCCCTCTGGCACGCCGCGGGCCTCACCCGGCCCTGGAACGATCCCGGGCGGGACATCGACCGCGCCACGTCCACCTGGCCCGAGCTCTTCGTCGTGGCCGCGGCGGAGGAGGTCGTCGGGACGGCGATGGCGGGGTACGACGGCCACCGGGGCTGGGTCTACTACCTCGCGGTGGAGCCCGGGCGGCAGGGCGAGGGGATCGGCCGCGCGCTCTTGGCCGAGGCCGAATCGCGGCTCACGGCGCTGGGCTGTCCCAAGGTCATGCTCATGGTCCGGCGCGGCAACGAGGGCGCACACGGCTTTTACGGCGGTCTCGGGTACAGCGAGGACGAGGTCGCGACGTTCGGCAAGCGGCTCATCCCGGACTGA
- a CDS encoding urocanate hydratase, translating into MTETTSPAPKADFTTGARPVRAPRGTEITAKSWQTEAPMRMLMNNLDPEVAERPDELVVYGGTGRAARSWKAFDAIVETLKGMDDDETLLVQSGKPVGVFRTNVWAPRVLIANSNLVGDWATWPEFRRLEAEGLTMYGQMTAGSWIYIGTQGILQGTYETFAAVGRKLLAARQGTADHPAPPAQDAAEGPLAGTLTLTGGCGGMGGAQPLAVTLNDGACLIVDVDESRLRRRVGKRYLDEVETDLDAAIAKVCKAKEERRGWSVGYVGNAAEVFPEILRRHRAGELTVDVVTDQTSAHDPLSYLPTEYTVEQWKPEAEADPEGFTKKAENAMARHVQAMVEFQDEGAEVFDYGNSIRDEARKGGYGRAFAFPGFVPAYIRPLFCEGLGPFRWVALSGDPEDIKVTDQAIKELFPENKHLHTWLDAAEERVEFEGLPARICWLGYGERHQAGLLFNRLVAEGKVKAPIVIGRDHLDSGSVASPYRETEAMKDGSDAIADWPLLNALTAASSGATWVSIHHGGGVGIGRSIHAGQVSVADGTELAAAKLTALLTNDPGMGVIRHVDAGYERAAEVAAERGVKIPMTPAPGTAK; encoded by the coding sequence ATGACGGAGACCACCAGCCCCGCCCCCAAGGCCGACTTCACCACCGGCGCCCGCCCGGTCCGTGCTCCCCGCGGCACCGAGATCACGGCCAAGTCGTGGCAGACCGAGGCGCCCATGCGCATGCTCATGAACAACCTCGATCCCGAGGTGGCCGAGCGCCCCGACGAGCTCGTCGTCTACGGCGGCACAGGGCGCGCCGCCCGCTCGTGGAAGGCCTTCGACGCGATCGTCGAGACCCTCAAGGGCATGGACGACGACGAGACCCTGCTCGTGCAGTCCGGCAAGCCGGTGGGCGTCTTCCGCACCAACGTCTGGGCCCCCCGCGTGCTCATCGCGAACTCGAATCTCGTGGGCGACTGGGCCACCTGGCCCGAGTTCCGCCGCCTCGAGGCCGAGGGCCTGACGATGTACGGCCAGATGACCGCCGGCTCATGGATCTACATCGGCACGCAGGGCATCCTCCAGGGCACGTACGAGACGTTCGCCGCCGTGGGCCGGAAGCTCCTCGCCGCCAGGCAGGGCACAGCCGACCACCCCGCGCCCCCCGCTCAGGACGCCGCCGAGGGCCCCCTCGCCGGCACCCTCACGCTCACCGGCGGCTGCGGCGGCATGGGCGGCGCCCAGCCCCTCGCCGTCACCCTGAACGACGGCGCGTGCCTCATCGTCGACGTCGACGAGTCCCGCCTCCGCCGCCGGGTCGGCAAGCGCTACCTCGACGAGGTCGAGACGGACCTCGACGCCGCGATCGCCAAGGTGTGCAAGGCCAAGGAGGAGCGCCGCGGCTGGTCCGTGGGCTACGTGGGCAACGCCGCCGAGGTGTTCCCCGAGATCCTCCGGCGCCACAGGGCCGGCGAGCTCACCGTGGACGTCGTGACCGACCAGACCTCCGCCCACGATCCCCTCAGCTACCTGCCCACCGAGTACACCGTGGAGCAGTGGAAGCCCGAGGCCGAGGCCGATCCGGAGGGCTTCACCAAGAAGGCCGAGAACGCGATGGCCCGCCACGTCCAGGCCATGGTCGAGTTCCAGGACGAGGGCGCCGAGGTCTTCGACTACGGCAACTCGATCCGCGATGAGGCCCGCAAGGGCGGCTACGGGCGCGCGTTCGCCTTCCCCGGCTTCGTCCCGGCCTACATCCGCCCGCTGTTCTGCGAGGGCCTCGGCCCGTTCCGCTGGGTGGCCCTCTCCGGCGACCCCGAGGACATCAAGGTCACCGATCAGGCCATCAAGGAGCTCTTCCCCGAGAACAAGCACCTGCACACGTGGCTCGACGCCGCCGAGGAGCGCGTGGAGTTCGAGGGCCTCCCGGCCCGCATCTGCTGGCTCGGCTACGGCGAGCGCCACCAGGCCGGGCTGCTCTTCAACCGCCTCGTCGCCGAGGGCAAGGTGAAGGCTCCGATCGTGATCGGCCGCGACCACCTGGACTCCGGCTCGGTGGCCTCCCCGTACCGCGAGACCGAGGCCATGAAGGACGGCTCGGACGCGATCGCCGACTGGCCGCTGCTCAACGCGCTCACCGCGGCGTCCTCGGGCGCCACGTGGGTCTCGATCCACCACGGCGGCGGCGTGGGGATCGGCCGCTCGATCCACGCGGGCCAGGTCTCCGTCGCCGACGGCACCGAGCTCGCCGCCGCCAAGCTCACCGCCCTCCTGACCAATGACCCGGGCATGGGCGTGATCCGCCACGTCGACGCCGGATACGAGCGCGCCGCCGAGGTCGCCGCCGAGCGCGGCGTCAAGATCCCCATGACCCCGGCCCCCGGCACGGCCAAGTAA
- the hutH gene encoding histidine ammonia-lyase — MTLTAPETHLPTQVTLSTAGLTAEDVVAVARHHATVAVAPEALDAVARVRAHVEELAASEIPAYGISTGFGALANLHIPQEKRTQLQKSLIRSHAAGMGPAVEREVARALMFLRAKTLASGRTGVRPVVLETFVALLNAGITPVIREFGSLGCSGDLAPLSHVALVLMGEGEAFGPDGERCGGVGERSVAELLAEHGIRPIVLAEKEGLALVNGTEGMLGMLLMALADLRQLVTTADVTAALSVDGLMGTDQVFLPELHAPLRPHPGQADSAANMLAVLRDSAIVASHREGDSRVQDAYSLRCAPQVAGAVRDTIAHAQTVAERELAAAIDNPVVLPDGRVSSNGNFHGAPVAYVLDFLAIAVADLASMAERRTDRMLDPARSHGLPAFLAHDPGVDSGLMIAQYTQAGLVSDCKRLAVPASVDSIPSSAMQEDHVSMGWHAARKLRKAVENLRRVLAIELVTAARAIDLRTEASGGALVPGPGGAAALEVLRRTVPGPGADRFMSPELEEADRMLAGGELLAAVSAAVGGLR, encoded by the coding sequence ATGACCCTCACCGCCCCCGAAACCCACCTTCCCACCCAGGTGACCCTCTCCACCGCCGGCCTCACGGCCGAGGACGTCGTCGCCGTCGCCCGCCACCATGCCACGGTGGCCGTCGCGCCCGAGGCGCTCGACGCCGTCGCCCGCGTCCGCGCCCACGTCGAGGAGCTAGCCGCGTCCGAGATCCCCGCGTACGGGATCTCGACCGGGTTCGGCGCCCTCGCGAACCTGCACATCCCGCAGGAGAAGCGCACCCAGCTGCAGAAGTCGCTCATCCGCTCGCACGCCGCAGGCATGGGCCCGGCCGTCGAGCGCGAGGTGGCGCGCGCCCTCATGTTCCTGCGCGCCAAGACCCTCGCCTCGGGCCGCACCGGCGTGCGCCCGGTGGTCCTCGAGACCTTCGTGGCGCTGCTCAACGCGGGCATCACCCCCGTGATCCGCGAGTTCGGCTCGCTGGGCTGCTCGGGCGACCTCGCCCCGCTGTCCCACGTGGCCCTCGTGCTCATGGGCGAGGGGGAGGCATTCGGGCCCGACGGCGAGCGGTGCGGCGGGGTGGGTGAGCGCAGCGTCGCGGAGCTGCTCGCCGAGCACGGCATCCGGCCCATCGTGCTGGCCGAGAAGGAGGGCCTGGCCCTCGTCAACGGCACCGAGGGCATGCTCGGCATGCTGCTCATGGCGCTCGCCGACCTGCGCCAGCTGGTCACGACGGCGGACGTCACCGCGGCCCTGTCCGTCGACGGGCTCATGGGCACCGACCAGGTGTTCCTGCCCGAGCTGCACGCCCCGCTGCGCCCGCACCCGGGCCAGGCCGACTCGGCCGCCAACATGCTCGCCGTGCTGCGGGACTCCGCGATCGTCGCCTCCCACCGCGAGGGCGACTCCCGCGTCCAGGACGCGTACTCGCTCCGGTGCGCGCCGCAGGTGGCCGGCGCCGTGCGGGACACGATCGCCCACGCGCAGACCGTGGCCGAGCGCGAGCTCGCCGCCGCGATCGACAACCCGGTGGTGCTGCCGGACGGCCGCGTGTCCAGCAACGGCAACTTCCACGGAGCCCCGGTCGCGTACGTGCTGGACTTCCTCGCGATCGCCGTCGCGGACCTTGCGTCGATGGCAGAGCGGCGCACCGACCGGATGCTCGACCCTGCGCGCTCCCACGGGCTCCCGGCGTTCCTCGCCCATGACCCGGGCGTCGACTCCGGCCTCATGATCGCCCAGTACACCCAGGCCGGGCTCGTCTCGGACTGCAAGCGCCTTGCCGTCCCCGCCTCCGTGGACTCGATCCCGAGCTCGGCCATGCAGGAGGACCACGTGTCCATGGGGTGGCACGCCGCGCGCAAGCTCCGCAAGGCCGTGGAGAACCTGCGAAGGGTCCTGGCGATCGAGCTCGTCACCGCCGCCCGCGCGATCGACCTCCGCACCGAGGCCTCCGGCGGCGCGCTCGTCCCGGGCCCCGGCGGCGCCGCTGCGCTCGAGGTCCTCCGCCGCACGGTGCCCGGCCCGGGGGCGGACCGCTTCATGTCCCCCGAGCTCGAGGAGGCGGACCGGATGCTCGCCGGGGGCGAGCTGCTCGCCGCGGTGAGCGCCGCCGTCGGCGGTCTCCGCTGA
- a CDS encoding MarR family transcriptional regulator yields the protein MATSVTEALETVTLPQFRVLVVLASSGPLPIGAVAARLNAVPSTFSRFLDRMEDAGLVARSPSPGSRREILVQLAEKGARIVHEATQRRRESMAEILGRLGPSERAAIVAALDTFSAAAGEPSPETMLTMGL from the coding sequence ATCGCCACCTCGGTCACCGAGGCGCTCGAGACCGTCACCCTCCCCCAGTTCCGGGTGCTCGTGGTGCTCGCGAGCTCGGGCCCGCTGCCCATCGGCGCCGTCGCGGCCCGCCTGAACGCCGTGCCGTCCACGTTCAGCCGCTTCCTGGACCGGATGGAGGACGCGGGGCTCGTCGCGCGGAGCCCCAGCCCTGGCAGCCGCCGCGAGATCCTCGTGCAGCTGGCAGAGAAGGGCGCCCGGATCGTCCACGAGGCCACGCAGCGCCGCCGGGAGTCGATGGCGGAGATCCTCGGCCGGCTCGGGCCGTCGGAGCGCGCCGCGATCGTCGCAGCACTGGACACCTTCTCGGCCGCGGCCGGCGAGCCCTCGCCCGAGACGATGCTCACGATGGGGCTCTGA
- a CDS encoding chloride channel protein, giving the protein MPSASVRGARWRSAARAVGDRIGVGSLYLVGLAVVVGLGAGLAAVGFRWLIVGATQLFSGTADYAATTGHPANHWVPWLGPAFIVLAPAVGGLIYGPLVHRFAREARGHGVPEVMYAVARKGGRIKGRVAVVKALASALTIGSGGSVGREGPIVQIGSALGSRLGTLAGSSESQLRTLVACGAAGGIAATFNAPLAGVFFALELILRDFAARSFAAVMLSSIAASVVGRSLLGNYPFLPLPAFTVSDPGQMLVFALLGLVAGGVGVLFSKVLYAIEDACDWLWRGPEWLRPAVGGLLLGCLLLALPQMYGVGYPVLQNSILGHYALPFLLLLTVAKMAATSLTIGIGGSGGVFAPSLFIGATTGAAFGQIAAAAMPSLAGQTGAFALVGMGAVFAGSTRAAITAGLIIFELTGEYTLILPLLLAVLVATAVSALASRDTIYTRKLLRRGIDLSAPQQRGALHGLTVAQAMTAPPRPLAATLSAREAAALLAESAARAAPVVDGAQRLTGVITPAVLAEGLEDDDVAGLTAGDLAQSSGALRESEGLSAGIDLVLAAADTDGLPVVDDEGVLTGWLDTKHVLRWLMASS; this is encoded by the coding sequence ATGCCGTCTGCATCGGTCCGCGGAGCCCGCTGGAGGTCGGCCGCGCGGGCGGTGGGGGACCGGATCGGGGTCGGCTCGCTGTACCTCGTGGGCCTCGCCGTGGTGGTCGGGCTCGGCGCCGGGCTCGCGGCGGTGGGCTTCCGCTGGCTGATCGTCGGCGCCACGCAGCTCTTCTCCGGCACGGCCGACTACGCGGCCACGACCGGGCACCCCGCGAACCACTGGGTCCCGTGGCTCGGCCCGGCGTTCATCGTCCTCGCCCCCGCGGTCGGCGGGCTCATCTACGGCCCGCTCGTGCACCGGTTCGCCCGCGAGGCCCGCGGCCACGGTGTCCCCGAGGTCATGTACGCAGTGGCCCGCAAGGGTGGGCGCATCAAGGGACGCGTCGCCGTGGTCAAGGCACTGGCCTCCGCACTCACCATCGGCTCGGGAGGCTCCGTGGGGCGCGAGGGGCCGATCGTCCAGATCGGATCCGCCCTCGGCTCGCGCCTGGGGACCCTCGCGGGCTCCTCGGAGTCCCAGCTGCGCACCCTCGTCGCGTGCGGGGCCGCCGGCGGCATCGCCGCGACGTTCAACGCGCCCCTCGCCGGCGTGTTCTTCGCCCTCGAGCTGATCCTGCGCGACTTCGCAGCCCGGTCCTTCGCCGCCGTCATGCTCTCCTCGATTGCGGCCTCGGTGGTCGGGCGCTCCCTGCTCGGCAACTACCCCTTCCTGCCCCTGCCCGCCTTCACCGTCTCGGACCCGGGCCAAATGCTCGTCTTCGCCCTCCTGGGGCTCGTGGCGGGCGGGGTCGGCGTCCTCTTCTCCAAGGTCCTCTACGCGATCGAGGACGCCTGCGACTGGCTCTGGCGCGGACCGGAGTGGCTGCGCCCCGCCGTCGGCGGACTCCTGCTCGGCTGCCTGCTCCTCGCGCTCCCGCAGATGTACGGTGTGGGCTACCCCGTGCTGCAGAACAGCATCCTCGGGCACTACGCCCTGCCGTTCCTGCTGCTGCTGACCGTGGCGAAGATGGCCGCCACGAGCCTCACCATCGGGATCGGCGGCTCGGGCGGCGTCTTCGCGCCCTCGCTCTTCATCGGGGCCACGACGGGGGCCGCGTTCGGCCAGATCGCGGCCGCGGCCATGCCGTCCCTCGCCGGGCAGACCGGCGCGTTCGCCCTCGTCGGCATGGGCGCGGTCTTCGCCGGCTCCACCCGGGCCGCCATCACGGCCGGCCTCATCATCTTCGAGCTCACCGGGGAGTACACGCTCATCCTGCCGCTCCTGCTCGCCGTCCTCGTCGCCACCGCGGTGTCTGCCCTCGCCAGCCGCGACACGATCTACACGCGCAAGCTCCTCCGGCGGGGCATCGACCTCTCGGCGCCGCAGCAGAGGGGTGCGCTCCATGGGCTCACGGTCGCCCAGGCGATGACGGCGCCGCCGCGGCCGCTCGCCGCGACCCTGTCGGCCCGCGAGGCTGCCGCGCTGCTCGCGGAGTCGGCCGCGCGGGCGGCGCCCGTGGTCGACGGCGCGCAGCGGCTCACCGGCGTCATCACCCCGGCGGTGCTTGCCGAGGGCCTCGAGGACGACGACGTCGCGGGGCTCACCGCGGGCGACCTCGCCCAGTCCTCGGGCGCGCTGCGGGAGTCCGAGGGACTCTCGGCCGGCATCGACCTCGTGCTCGCCGCCGCGGACACCGATGGCCTTCCGGTGGTCGACGACGAGGGGGTCCTCACGGGCTGGCTCGACACCAAGCACGTGCTGCGCTGGCTCATGGCCTCGTCCTGA
- a CDS encoding DUF4396 domain-containing protein, with the protein MVPIWLTALAWACLAAAAASAAVILVDIYGRGHRLRMRVMEAVWPVTALYLGPVAVWGYWRYGRTTSSRWLKDRGLDEPPEKPFWAQVAVGVSHCGAGCTLGDIIAETGIFLLGLQIAGTALWAEYAGDYLLAVLLGLAFQYFAIAPMRGLGFKKGIVAAAKADVLSLTAFEVGLFGWMALMAFAFFPGPHLHPDSPVYWFLMQVGMVIGFATAWPANVWLIRKGVKEAM; encoded by the coding sequence ATGGTACCGATCTGGCTGACTGCCCTCGCCTGGGCGTGCCTCGCCGCCGCAGCGGCCAGCGCCGCCGTCATCCTCGTCGACATCTACGGGCGCGGACACCGCCTCCGGATGCGCGTGATGGAGGCGGTCTGGCCCGTCACGGCCCTCTACCTCGGGCCCGTCGCGGTGTGGGGGTACTGGCGCTACGGGCGCACTACGAGTTCGCGGTGGCTCAAGGACCGCGGACTCGACGAGCCCCCGGAGAAGCCCTTCTGGGCCCAGGTCGCGGTCGGCGTCAGCCACTGCGGCGCGGGCTGCACGCTGGGTGACATCATCGCCGAGACCGGGATCTTCCTCCTGGGCCTCCAGATCGCGGGCACCGCGCTGTGGGCCGAATACGCCGGCGACTACCTCCTGGCCGTCCTCCTCGGGCTCGCGTTCCAGTACTTCGCGATCGCCCCGATGCGCGGGCTCGGCTTCAAGAAGGGGATCGTGGCTGCCGCCAAGGCCGACGTGCTCTCCCTGACCGCCTTCGAGGTGGGGCTCTTCGGATGGATGGCGCTCATGGCGTTCGCCTTCTTCCCCGGCCCGCACCTCCACCCCGACTCGCCCGTGTACTGGTTCCTCATGCAGGTCGGGATGGTGATCGGCTTCGCCACGGCGTGGCCGGCGAACGTCTGGCTCATCCGCAAGGGGGTCAAGGAGGCGATGTAG